In Dysidea avara chromosome 3, odDysAvar1.4, whole genome shotgun sequence, a single window of DNA contains:
- the LOC136251131 gene encoding TNF receptor-associated factor 2-like, whose amino-acid sequence MPGYKLYLHKGGEVHEGLKCSYCRLILKDPVQTSQTGQRYCKECFEDAARTSTSEFTEVIVDTNDTPWPDHAIKREINRLLVKCHYHEMGCEWKGLFKDLIDQHLSSCQYITVECRNTGCGDRVLLSKLEDHLKNECQQRLVECKDCGRKLAYKDLKAHGDNCPNAMRSCHLCQQEMPALKLTDHVMRECTWIRCPCSGEEDVLFEANNKKYFEHLQDTNKLASHLQPLLVQFSKMSQSVEKMNNEYQLVANRIELLETKCDDLERKNEELFQKNEELCHENNESKKLIKELTMKVKEYKEVAESQVGSIVRVIDDRFSTLENNYERISSDVSTTNNFMSQSLQLAEPSSDIENIQQDYSSQVLRSCELVPCCNSSYPLDCIKQVEEKVLEVERTINMLNDHHSELELQLQASLASTYNGAFLWHIPDMRRKIRDAKIGRITSIYSPPFYTRRNGYKICIRAYLNGDGTGEGTHLSIFFVLMRGEYDPLLQWPFEHKVSLTLVDQDQKKHLVQTFKPNIQSSSFQRPKSDMNVASGFPEFAKLSILDNPSYVKDDVMYIKAVVDTSNILHP is encoded by the exons ATGCCTGGGTACAAGCTCTATTTACATAAAGGTGGAGAAGTCCATGAAGGACTGAAGTGTTCCTATTGCAGGCTAATTCTGAAGGATCCAGTACAAACTAGTCAGACTGGACAACGATATTGTAAAGAGTGCTTTGAAGATGCTGCTAG AACTTCAACCAGTGAATTTACAGAAGTAATAGTTGACACTAATGACACG CCATGGCCTGATCATGCTATAAAGAGAGAAATCAATAGATTACTAGTGAAGTGTCACTACCATGAGATGGGATGTGAATGGAAGGGATTGTTTAAAGATCTCATT GATCAACACTTGTCAAGTTGTCAGTACATCACAGTGGAGTGTAGGAACACTGGATGTGGTGATAGAGTATTACTGTCTAAACTAGAAGATCACTTGAAGAATGAGTGTCAACAACGACTAGTGGAGTGTAAGGATTGTGGACGAAAGTTGGCATACAAAGATTTAAAA GCACATGGTGATAACTGCCCTAATGCTATGAGAAGCTGTCATCTCTGCCAGCAGGAGATGCCAGCACTTAAG CttactgatcatgtgatgagGGAGTGTACCTGGATTAGGTGTCCTTGTAGTGGTGAAGAGGATGTGTTGTTTGAA GCTAACAACAAGAAGTACTTTGAGCACCTACAGGACACCAACAAGTTAGCCAGTCACCTACAACCATTACTGGTCCAGTTCTCCAAGATGAGTCAGTCAGTAGAGAAGATGAACAATGAGTACCAACTGGTCGCCAATAGAATTGAACTACTAGAGACTAAGTGTGATGATCTGGAGAGGAAGAACGAAGAACTATTTCAGAAGAATGAAGAGCTATGTCATGAAAACAATGAGAGCAAGAAGTTGATTAAAGAATTGACCATGAAAGTGAAAGAATACAAAGAAGTGGCCGAGTCTCAAGTTGGTAGCATTGTACGTGTTATTGATGATCGGTTTTCTACTTTGGAAAACAACTATGAAAGGATTTCTAGTGATGTTTCCACTACTAATAATTTCATGAGTCAGAGTCTCCAACTTGCAGAGCCTAGCAGTGACATTGAGAATATTCAGCAAGATTATTCATCACAAGTACTGAGGAGTTGTGAGCTGGTCCCGTGCTGCAACAGCTCTTATCCACTGGATTGTATCAAACAAGTTGAAGAAAAAGTGTTGGAAGTTGAACGTACTATAAACATGCTCAATGATCACCATTCAGAACTAGAGTTACAATTACAAGCATCCCTTGCCAGTACATACAATGGAGCTTTTCTCTGGCATATACCAGACATGAGAAGGAAAATTCGTGATGCTAAAATTGGTCGAATCACCAGCATCTACTCACCACCATTCTACACAAGAAGAAATGGTTACAAGATTTGCATCAGAGCATATCTTAATGGTGATGGCACTGGAGAAGGAACACATCTTTCAATTTTCTTTGTTTTGATGAGGGGTGAGTATGATCCATTACTTCAGTGGCCATTTGAGCACAAAGTGAGCTTGACTCTTGTTGATCAGGATCAAAAGAAGCATTTGGTGCAGACATTTAAACCCAACATACAATCAAGCAGTTTCCAGAGGCCAAAATCAGATATGAATGTTGCCAGTGGTTTCCCAGAATTTGCCAAGTTGTCAATCCTTGATAATCCAAGCTATGTCAAAGATGATGTGATGTATATTAAAGCTGTTGTGGACACTTCTAACATATTGCATCCTTAA
- the LOC136251133 gene encoding TNF receptor-associated factor 3-like — protein MGCEWKGLFKDLIDQHLSSCQYITVECRNTGCGDRVLLSKLEDHLKNECLQRLEECKDCEATLHFKDLEEHGDNCPNALRKCNQCQQEMLAIKLNDHQMNECTWIKCPCNNSDKEVLFEANSKEYSEHLQDAAKLTSHLQPLLVQFSKMSQSVEKMTNDYQLVTSRIELLETKCDDLERKNEELQKDNNELCKTITTLTTRVEEKEHKSEEVAKLRVTDDRLSTLEQNYGKLFSEIITFKNSMAQSSAQIEVFNGEIEKMKQDFSSHASKISEMVPYNDNNSYLLDYIKQVEEKTLEVECTLNILSVHHSELELQLQASLASTHNGAFLRHIPDMRRRIHDAKIGRITSIYSPPFYTGRNGHKMCIRAYLNGDGTGEGTHLSIFFVLMRGEYDPLLQWPFEHKVSLILVDQDQKKHLVQTFKPNVQSSSFQKPKSDMNVASGCPEFAKLSILDNPSYVKDDVMYIKAVVDTSKILHP, from the exons ATGGGATGTGAATGGAAGGGATTGTTCAAAGATCTCATT GATCAACACTTGTCAAGTTGTCAATATATCACAGTGGAGTGTAGGAACACTGGATGTGGTGATAGAGTATTACTGTCTAAACTAGAAGATCACTTGAAGAATGAGTGTCTACAACGACTAGAGGAGTGTAAGGATTGTGAAGCAACACTACACTTTAAGGATTTAGAG GAACATGGAGACAATTGTCCTAATGCTCTGAGAAAGTGTAATCAATGTCAACAGGAGATGCTAGCAATTAAG CTTAATGATCATCAGATGAATGAATGTACCTGGATCAAGTGCCCTTGTAATAATTCTGACAAAGAAGTATTATTTGAG GCTAACAGCAAGGAGTATTCTGAACACCTGCAAGATGCTGCCAAGTTAACCAGTCACCTACAACCATTACTGGTCCAGTTCTCCAAGATGAGTCAGTCAGTAGAGAAGATGACCAATGATTACCAACTGGTCACCAGTAGAATTGAACTACTAGAGACTAAGTGTGATGATCTGGAGAGGAAGAATGAAGAGCTGCAGAAGGACAACAATGAGTTATGCAAGACAATCACAACATTAACAACAAGGGTAGAAGAGAAGGAACACAAATCAGAAGAAGTGGCTAAGTTACGTGTTACTGATGACAGGCTTTCTACTTTGGAACAAAATTATGGCAAGTTGTTCAGTGAGATTATCACTTTCAAGAACTCCATGGCTCAAAGCTCTGCTCAAATTGAAGTGTTCAATGGTGAAATTGAGAAAATGAAACAAGATTTTTCATCACATGCATCAAAGATCAGTGAGATGGTCCCATACAACGACAACAACTCTTATCTACTGGATTATATCAAACAAGTTGAAGAGAAGACATTGGAAGTTGAGTGTACTCTAAACATCCTCAGTGTACATCATTCAGAATTAGAGTTACAATTACAAGCATCTCTTGCCAGTACACACAATGGAGCTTTTCTACGGCATATACCAGACATGAGGAGGAGAATTCATGATGCTAAAATTGGTCGAATCACCAGCATCTACTCCCCACCATTCTACACAGGAAGAAATGGTCACAAGATGTGCATCAGAGCTTATCTTAATGGTGATGGCACTGGAGAAGGAACACATCTTTCAATTTTCTTTGTTTTGATGAGGGGTGAGTATGATCCATTACTTCAGTGGCCATTTGAGCACAAAGTGAGCTTGATTCTTGTTGATCAGGATCAAAAGAAGCATTTGGTGCAGACTTTTAAACCCAATGTACAATCAAGCAGTTTCCAGAAGCCAAAATCAGATATGAATGTTGCCAGTGGTTGCCCGGAATTTGCCAAGTTATCGATTCTTGATAACCCAAGCTATGTCAAAGATGATGTGATGTATATTAAAGCTGTTGTGGACACTTCAAAAATACTGCATCCATAA